In the genome of Phycisphaerales bacterium, the window AGGTCGTTCATCGAAGGATGCGTGCCATGCACGCCCGGCCGCACCATCGGGCCGAACAGGAACATCGGCGCCGCCGTGCCGTGGTCGGTGCCACCGCTGGCGTTCTGCGACACGCGCCGCCCGAACTCGCTGAAGGTCAGCGTCATGACGCGGCCATCGTTGCCCTGTTCCTTCAGGTCCTGATAGAACGCCCGGATCGACTGCGCCATCTGGCCCAGCAGCTGCGCGTGGCGCCCGTTGGCGCCACCCTGGCCCGCGTGCGTATCGAAGCCACCAAGCGTGGCGTAGTAGATGCGCGTCTTCAGCCCGGCCCGGATCATCTGCGAGATCATCGACAGTTGGCGTGCAAGCCCGTTGCCGGGGTATCGCACCAGGGGCTGGGCGGAGACGGCCTGACGGATCAGGTCGCTGCTGACCTGCGCATCCAGTGCCGTCTTGGTCAGGAAAGCCTCGTTGGTGTCGGCCGATGCCACCTCGCGCCGGTTCAGGCGGTCGTATTCACCCTTGAGCGTGCGATCATGGTCTTCACCCAACCAGCGGAACACGTCGGCGCTCTCGAACGAAACCGGATTTACCTTCCGACCCTGCATCGCGAGCGGAGCCGTACGTCCCATCGCGACGGCTGGCGGGCCCGCGTTCGCGCCCTCGAGCGATCCGCTCTCGCCCTTGCCGAAGCCCACGCACTCGCTGTCAAGATATCGGCCAATCCAGCCGTCACCCGTGCCGCTGGTGTCGGCGGTGTGCCAGATGTCCATGCTCTTGAAGTGGGAGCGATTCGGATTTGGGTAGCCCACGCCCTGGAAGACCGAGCAGAGCCCCGCGTCGTACATCTCCTTCATCGGCGCGAGCGCGGGGTGCAGGCCCAAACCCTGGCGGCTGTCGAGTTGCAGCACGCGGTCCTTGGCGATGCCGATGCCCCGCCGTGCACGGTAGTACTCATCCATGTCGTAGGGCACCACGGTGTTCAGCCCGTCGTTGCCGCCCGAAAGCTGCACGACGACCAGCACGCGGTCTTCGGGCACGCCCGCGAGGCTGCTGAGCAAGGCGCTGGGCGAGGGAAGCCCCCATGCCGCCGATTGCACGAACCCCGGCGCGGCAATGGAAGCCGAAGCCAGCATCATCCCTCGTCCCAGGAACGCGCGCCGCGTAAAGGCCTTCGAATCGTGCAGGTCCATGCTGAAACTCCTCCCGGGTCTTCCAGAGCCGCCTAGCAGAGCTGGTATTCGGGCATCGCCGCCACCAGCAGCAGCATATCACGCAGTGCCTCACCATCGCGAGCGCCGCCGCGACGCTCGAGCACGTCCTTCAGCGACGAGATCGCATGGGAAGGCGTCCGGCCGAGCGTGTACCGAAGCACGCTCCGAACCGTGTGCTCGTCGTCGCCCGCGCCCAAAGCCTCGCGAAGCTCGGCCATGATCGCCTCGGGCTCGTAGGGCTGCATGTCGGCCAGGGCGTCGGGGCCGTTGGGCTTACGGCCGGTCAATAGGAACGCCATGGTGTTCTGCCGAACGAACATGGTGGAGGTGTTGATCCACGCACGACCGCCCGCCCAGCCCGCAACCGAAGGCGGGAAGAACAGGCTCTGCCCCATCAACTCCATCGCGTCCAGCAGGGCCGAAAGATCCCGCACCGGCGTCCGAAGCTCGCGCACGCCGCCAACGACCAACTCAGCCGGGCTCTTGATCCGCTGTCCGCGCACCGCTTCGCTGTAGAAGTGGCGGCTGATCAAGAGCTCTCGGAGCAGCGGCTTTACTTCGTACCTCTTTTGCACGAACGTGGATTGCATCTCGTCGAGTACCGCGCCCTGCGCAGGCGAGTACTCGCGAGGTTCTTCGGGCAGGCCACCGACGAAGAACTCGTACAGCTTGCGGGTCATGTACACGCTCGTCGCCCGCTGAGCGAGAATAGCCGTGACGAACCCGTCGCCGTCGTACTCGCCCGTGCGGCCGAAGATGCGCTTGCGGCCATCGTCGTGGTTCTCGCGGTTCAGCACGAATTCATCGTCGACGAACGTGTAGCCCGTCAGCGCCCGGGCGCCTTCCTTGATGTCGCTTTCGGAGTAGTTGCCCACGCCCATGGAGAACAACTCCATGAGCTCGCGGGCCAGGTTCTCGTTGGGCCGGCCCTTGCGGCTGTCGTTATTGTCCAGGTACGCCAGCATGGCCGGATCGCGGATGATCTCGTGCATCAACTGGCCGTAGTTACCCAGCGCATGCTTGCGGAAGCGCTGGTTCTGCAGGAACATGTGGTAGCTGTCTTCGATCGTGCGGTAGCTCGTGGGGAAGTGCCCATGCCAGAACAGCGTCATCTTCTCTTCCAGCGGCCGCGGTGTTTCGATCATCCGCGTCAGCCACCACCGCTGGATCTCGCGCATCTGCCGGCGATCCCACACCTGGGCCTGCTGACGCATCGCGCGAAGGTTGGCCAATGCATCCTCGTCGCGGGCGCGGCGGGCCTGGGCGGCGATGCGCCGCTCTTCCTCGGTGTACGGTCGCATGATGTTGCGGTCGAACAGGTCGGCCTCGACCGCCGCATCGGGCGCGTCGGGCGTTTCCAGAAGATAGTCCACCGCGCGCTCGGGACCCATGCTTGCAATGGCCGAGATCTGTCCGGGCGTCCCTCCGAATCCCGCGCGCCACAAGAGATGCCTCGCCTGGTCGAAGCCGAACTCCGAAGCTTCAATCGGCTCCCACACACGGCGAAGGTCCACACGCTCACGCCGCTGCCGCTCGGCGAGCGTCTCGGCCCGCGTGTCCTGCTGGGTTCCCTGGTTCTGGCCGGGCATGGTTGTGCTCCACCGTGTGCACGCCGCGCGAACGAACCCGTAGCGCCCCACGCCACTCATCGGCCGTCCGCATCAGCCCAACGCAACAACCGGCCCGAGCATTGCACGCCGCCCGACGATACGTAGTCATGCTGTTGGTGGGTTCAGACCGCCGCGGGTTCCACCGCCGGGGACTTCCGCGATGCCAGCACGAGCCCGCCCCACACGATCGCCGCGCTGGTCGTGGCCAGCAGCAGGGCCCCATTGGCCTGGTGGGCGAACGTGACCAATGCCGTGGCCGCCGGCACGCTCGCAGCGTCCGCTAACTGTTCGGCCGTGGGAACCACTCGCCGCTCGCCGCCGGTCACCAGGGCAAAAGCCGCCCAGCCCAGGATGAACTGGAGAATCACCGCGGCAAAGAGCAACTTGCCAAGCCGGCCGCACACCCGAGCGCCGCGGGCATCGCCAGGCTCGCCGCTCTCGCGCGACGGTCCGGAGCCCTGCCCCATCAGCGCAAAGC includes:
- a CDS encoding DUF1501 domain-containing protein — protein: MDLHDSKAFTRRAFLGRGMMLASASIAAPGFVQSAAWGLPSPSALLSSLAGVPEDRVLVVVQLSGGNDGLNTVVPYDMDEYYRARRGIGIAKDRVLQLDSRQGLGLHPALAPMKEMYDAGLCSVFQGVGYPNPNRSHFKSMDIWHTADTSGTGDGWIGRYLDSECVGFGKGESGSLEGANAGPPAVAMGRTAPLAMQGRKVNPVSFESADVFRWLGEDHDRTLKGEYDRLNRREVASADTNEAFLTKTALDAQVSSDLIRQAVSAQPLVRYPGNGLARQLSMISQMIRAGLKTRIYYATLGGFDTHAGQGGANGRHAQLLGQMAQSIRAFYQDLKEQGNDGRVMTLTFSEFGRRVSQNASGGTDHGTAAPMFLFGPMVRPGVHGTHPSMNDLDGGDLKHTLDFRHVYAGVLDSWMGADAEAILNRRYRPALVLGKS
- a CDS encoding DUF1800 domain-containing protein, whose translation is MPGQNQGTQQDTRAETLAERQRRERVDLRRVWEPIEASEFGFDQARHLLWRAGFGGTPGQISAIASMGPERAVDYLLETPDAPDAAVEADLFDRNIMRPYTEEERRIAAQARRARDEDALANLRAMRQQAQVWDRRQMREIQRWWLTRMIETPRPLEEKMTLFWHGHFPTSYRTIEDSYHMFLQNQRFRKHALGNYGQLMHEIIRDPAMLAYLDNNDSRKGRPNENLARELMELFSMGVGNYSESDIKEGARALTGYTFVDDEFVLNRENHDDGRKRIFGRTGEYDGDGFVTAILAQRATSVYMTRKLYEFFVGGLPEEPREYSPAQGAVLDEMQSTFVQKRYEVKPLLRELLISRHFYSEAVRGQRIKSPAELVVGGVRELRTPVRDLSALLDAMELMGQSLFFPPSVAGWAGGRAWINTSTMFVRQNTMAFLLTGRKPNGPDALADMQPYEPEAIMAELREALGAGDDEHTVRSVLRYTLGRTPSHAISSLKDVLERRGGARDGEALRDMLLLVAAMPEYQLC